A stretch of the Gemmatirosa kalamazoonensis genome encodes the following:
- a CDS encoding NAD(P)/FAD-dependent oxidoreductase: protein MHNILVLGGGFGGVTAARHLERLLGARDDVTITLVSRENYFVLTPLLFEACSGTLELRHCAQPIRPALRRARFVEATVEEVDVERRVVRATAAGGAMHEFPYDDLVVALGGTTNMSLIPGSAHALTFKSMADALVLRNHLIERFERADAAADPTDRRRCLTVVVIGGGLVGVELLGELTAFADEVLRYYPRIPRDDVRFHLYEAGPRILPELDAKLADVAVRVLRKRGAELRSGTPVRAIEPGRVLLADGPIDAGTVVLAAGIVPNGAALGIPVDHDARGRIAVEATMRSRSHPNVWALGDCAAITGPDGRPYPQLAQFATREAKQLARNVVAAIDGRAPMPFHFRSLGTMASLGGTRAVAQLMGVRLTGFPAWWFRRTYYLFQMPRWDRRLRMILDWTIALFFRPDVTRVDVAPLGSAATV, encoded by the coding sequence ATGCACAACATACTGGTGCTCGGCGGCGGCTTCGGCGGCGTGACGGCGGCGCGCCACCTCGAGCGCCTCCTCGGCGCGCGCGACGACGTCACGATCACGCTCGTGAGCCGCGAGAACTACTTCGTGCTCACGCCGCTCCTGTTCGAGGCGTGCTCCGGCACGCTCGAGCTGCGGCACTGCGCGCAGCCCATCCGCCCCGCCCTGCGCCGCGCGCGCTTCGTCGAGGCGACCGTCGAGGAGGTCGACGTGGAGCGGCGGGTGGTGCGCGCGACCGCGGCGGGCGGCGCCATGCACGAATTCCCGTACGACGACCTCGTGGTCGCGTTGGGCGGCACGACGAACATGTCGCTGATCCCCGGCTCCGCGCACGCGCTCACGTTCAAGTCCATGGCGGACGCGCTCGTGCTGCGGAATCATCTCATCGAGCGGTTCGAGCGGGCCGACGCGGCGGCCGATCCCACCGACCGACGACGGTGCCTGACCGTCGTCGTCATCGGCGGAGGGCTCGTCGGCGTCGAGCTGCTCGGCGAGCTGACGGCGTTCGCCGACGAGGTGCTCCGCTACTACCCGCGCATCCCGCGCGACGACGTGCGGTTCCACCTGTACGAGGCGGGGCCGCGCATCCTCCCCGAGCTCGACGCGAAGCTCGCCGACGTCGCCGTGCGCGTGCTGCGGAAGCGCGGCGCCGAGCTGCGGAGCGGGACACCCGTGCGCGCGATCGAGCCGGGCCGCGTGCTGCTCGCGGACGGGCCGATCGACGCCGGCACCGTGGTACTCGCGGCGGGCATCGTGCCTAACGGCGCGGCGCTCGGCATCCCGGTCGACCACGACGCGCGCGGGCGGATCGCGGTCGAGGCGACGATGCGGAGTCGGAGCCACCCGAACGTGTGGGCGCTCGGCGACTGCGCCGCGATCACCGGGCCCGACGGCCGCCCGTACCCGCAGCTCGCACAGTTCGCGACGCGCGAGGCGAAGCAGCTCGCCCGCAACGTGGTCGCCGCCATCGACGGACGGGCACCCATGCCGTTCCACTTCCGGTCGCTCGGGACGATGGCGTCGTTAGGCGGCACGCGCGCCGTCGCGCAGCTCATGGGCGTGCGGCTCACCGGCTTTCCCGCGTGGTGGTTCCGGCGGACGTACTACCTGTTCCAGATGCCGCGCTGGGACCGCCGCCTGCGCATGATCCTCGACTGGACGATCGCGCTGTTCTTCCGGCCCGACGTCACGCGGGTCGACGTCGCGCCGCTCGGGTCGGCGGCGACGGTGTAG
- a CDS encoding DUF983 domain-containing protein → MNRPEMSSETGMAIPTVRGMLRLFGRAFLLRCPHCGKGPVLQSWMKLRVKCGTCGLRLQRGEHDTVMGFAFILFALVGLFSYAVLVVTLLVTRTTPWDLLQNGLPVLVIVELFAFFPFAKLLWLAFDLALRPVTPSELEWHRSATQQFETERDAPR, encoded by the coding sequence ATGAACCGTCCGGAGATGAGCTCCGAGACCGGGATGGCGATCCCCACCGTCCGCGGCATGCTGCGCCTGTTCGGGCGCGCGTTCCTGCTGCGGTGCCCCCACTGCGGCAAGGGGCCGGTGCTCCAGAGCTGGATGAAGCTGCGCGTGAAGTGCGGCACGTGCGGGCTCAGGCTTCAGCGCGGCGAGCACGACACCGTGATGGGCTTCGCGTTCATCCTGTTCGCGCTCGTCGGGCTGTTCTCGTACGCCGTCCTCGTGGTCACGCTGCTCGTGACGCGCACGACCCCCTGGGACCTGCTGCAGAACGGGCTCCCGGTGCTGGTGATCGTGGAGCTGTTCGCGTTCTTCCCGTTCGCGAAGCTGCTGTGGCTCGCGTTCGACCTCGCGCTGCGGCCGGTCACGCCGTCGGAGCTCGAGTGGCACCGCAGCGCCACGCAGCAGTTCGAGACCGAGCGCGACGCGCCGCGCTGA
- a CDS encoding TolB family protein, giving the protein MPDTPAPDREEILAQLDRVLASAGFRRADRSSALLRFVVERALDGDDERLKEYTLGAEALGRGVAFDPRTDPIVRAEASRLRERLARYYAADGADDPVVIALPKGSYVPRFAPRGDAMTTTTAGRRVGPPDRVVWGVAGAALALSIVAAVAWTRATRVRDMDGTPLRLEVELRSDGVLGSEVGPDVAVARDGTRLVFVARDSAGLAHLYTRRLDESAVARLAGTDGARVPFLSPDGRWVGFFADGALKKTPTDGGSPVVLCEATDVLGAAWGDDGTIVAALNPTGGLWRVPEAGGAPRVLVDLSAEHAQPVWPQILPGGAVLYTRHTRIDTDRADVEVYDPRTGTRRRVVRGGTYARWLPNGYLAYVNQGTLYAASFDVARLAVTGTAVPVLDDVAYSRAFGYAQLDVSPAGGGTLVYRRSAASGRFVVAWIDRAGRVSPLLDRPGRYAWPALSRDGRRLAVTSMDAGQGAILVHDAASGETRRLTGAAAEHGGLLWWSDATLLVGGRGGIASLRVDRAEAPRVLLPVSDVAVPWSVAPGGRLLAYYALHPGTGFDLWTAPLGGDSARAALGTPTSLLRTSAFEVYPAISPDGRWLAYGSNESGAWEIHVRRMGGGASVRVSPTGGRVPRWSPNGRELLYQTEDQRVFVTTFHVRGATFTVDPPRPWGGSGAPPLGDTGVLPGFDVAPDGERIAALLPAAAPAERQSPDHVTMVLNFLGAVRRRVDGARR; this is encoded by the coding sequence GTGCCCGACACGCCCGCACCCGACCGCGAGGAGATCCTGGCGCAGCTCGACCGCGTCCTGGCGAGCGCGGGCTTCCGCCGCGCCGACCGGTCGAGCGCGCTGCTGCGCTTCGTCGTGGAGCGCGCGCTCGACGGCGACGACGAGCGGCTGAAGGAGTACACGCTCGGCGCCGAGGCGCTCGGCCGCGGCGTCGCGTTCGACCCGCGCACCGACCCGATCGTGCGCGCGGAGGCGTCGCGGCTGCGCGAGCGCCTGGCCCGCTACTACGCCGCCGACGGCGCCGACGACCCGGTCGTGATCGCGCTGCCGAAGGGGAGCTACGTGCCCCGCTTCGCCCCGCGCGGCGACGCGATGACCACGACGACGGCGGGGAGACGCGTCGGGCCGCCGGACCGCGTGGTGTGGGGCGTGGCCGGCGCGGCGCTCGCGTTGAGCATCGTGGCCGCCGTCGCGTGGACGCGCGCGACGCGAGTGCGCGACATGGACGGCACACCTCTGCGGCTGGAGGTCGAGCTCCGTTCCGACGGCGTGCTCGGATCCGAGGTCGGCCCCGACGTCGCGGTCGCGCGCGACGGCACGCGACTCGTGTTCGTGGCGCGCGACAGCGCGGGGCTCGCGCACCTGTACACGCGGCGGCTCGACGAGAGCGCCGTCGCCAGGCTGGCGGGCACCGACGGCGCGCGCGTGCCGTTCCTGTCGCCCGACGGCCGGTGGGTGGGGTTCTTCGCCGACGGCGCGCTGAAGAAGACGCCGACCGACGGCGGCTCGCCGGTGGTGCTGTGCGAGGCGACCGACGTGCTGGGCGCCGCGTGGGGCGACGACGGCACGATCGTGGCCGCGCTCAACCCCACGGGCGGGCTGTGGCGGGTCCCCGAAGCGGGCGGCGCACCACGCGTGCTCGTCGACCTCTCGGCGGAGCACGCGCAGCCCGTGTGGCCGCAGATCCTGCCCGGCGGCGCGGTGCTCTACACGCGCCACACGCGCATCGACACCGACCGCGCCGACGTGGAGGTGTACGACCCGCGCACCGGCACTCGGCGGCGCGTGGTCCGCGGCGGCACGTACGCGCGCTGGCTGCCTAACGGCTATCTCGCGTACGTGAACCAGGGCACGCTGTACGCCGCGTCGTTCGACGTCGCCCGCCTTGCCGTCACCGGCACGGCGGTGCCAGTGCTCGACGACGTGGCATACTCGCGCGCGTTCGGCTATGCGCAGCTCGACGTGTCGCCGGCGGGCGGCGGCACGCTCGTCTACCGGCGCAGCGCGGCGAGCGGGCGGTTCGTCGTCGCGTGGATCGACCGCGCGGGACGCGTGTCGCCGCTGCTCGACCGGCCGGGGCGCTACGCGTGGCCGGCGCTGTCGCGCGACGGCCGGCGGCTCGCGGTGACCTCGATGGACGCGGGCCAGGGGGCGATCCTCGTGCACGACGCGGCGAGCGGCGAGACCCGGCGCCTCACGGGAGCGGCCGCGGAGCACGGCGGCCTGCTGTGGTGGTCCGACGCGACGCTGCTCGTGGGCGGCCGCGGCGGCATCGCGTCGCTGCGCGTCGACCGCGCGGAAGCGCCTCGTGTGCTGCTGCCGGTGAGCGACGTCGCCGTCCCGTGGTCCGTCGCGCCGGGCGGCAGGCTGCTCGCGTACTACGCACTGCATCCCGGCACGGGCTTCGACCTGTGGACGGCGCCGCTCGGCGGCGACTCGGCGCGCGCCGCGTTAGGCACCCCGACCTCGCTCCTGCGCACGTCGGCATTCGAGGTGTACCCGGCGATCTCGCCCGACGGCCGGTGGCTCGCCTACGGCTCGAACGAGTCGGGCGCGTGGGAGATCCACGTGCGGCGGATGGGCGGCGGGGCCTCGGTGCGCGTGTCGCCGACCGGCGGACGCGTTCCGCGCTGGTCGCCGAACGGCCGCGAGCTGCTCTACCAGACCGAGGACCAGCGTGTGTTCGTGACTACGTTCCATGTGCGCGGCGCCACGTTCACCGTCGACCCGCCGCGGCCGTGGGGCGGCTCGGGCGCGCCGCCGTTAGGCGACACGGGCGTGCTGCCAGGCTTCGACGTCGCGCCCGACGGCGAGCGCATCGCCGCGCTGCTGCCGGCCGCGGCCCCCGCGGAGCGGCAGTCGCCCGACCACGTGACGATGGTGCTGAACTTCCTCGGTGCGGTGCGGCGCCGTGTCGACGGCGCCCGTCGGTAG
- a CDS encoding SRPBCC family protein has product MFVVESSALVPHPPRTAFAAAASLEGAVRWQSGVEGVRRPRGRGLRTSPLVLLYRALGERHRLAVRVTEFDPPARFAYRAEGDAFALETTLAFEPAPDGTRVLQHVALDTAVGAAPDAAALRRLLARRTAGDLARLTAWVAAWSRMMRAPRAEAPAVLARMAD; this is encoded by the coding sequence GTGTTCGTCGTCGAATCGTCCGCGCTCGTCCCGCACCCGCCACGCACCGCGTTCGCCGCCGCGGCCAGCCTCGAGGGCGCCGTGCGCTGGCAGAGCGGCGTCGAAGGGGTGCGCCGGCCGCGCGGCCGGGGGCTCCGCACCTCGCCGCTCGTCCTCCTCTACCGCGCACTCGGCGAGCGCCACCGCCTCGCCGTCCGGGTGACCGAGTTCGACCCGCCCGCCCGCTTCGCCTACCGGGCCGAGGGCGACGCGTTCGCGCTGGAGACGACGCTGGCGTTCGAGCCGGCGCCCGACGGCACGCGCGTGCTGCAGCACGTCGCGCTCGACACGGCCGTCGGCGCGGCGCCCGACGCGGCCGCGCTCCGCCGTCTGCTCGCGCGTCGCACGGCGGGCGACCTCGCACGGCTCACCGCGTGGGTCGCCGCGTGGAGCCGGATGATGCGGGCGCCGAGGGCCGAGGCCCCCGCCGTGCTGGCGCGAATGGCGGACTGA
- a CDS encoding BTAD domain-containing putative transcriptional regulator, whose product MSDAAAATPSAPTAPAVPHNVPPALSSFVGRARERADLARALGGAGGTRLVTITGPGGAGKTRLAREVAAAGAASRDDGRPPFPGGVWWVELAPVSDPSAVAPAIGDALGVRPAPGRDVLDAVAEVLRGVGPASSGDDGPRTLLVLDNCEHVVEAAAMLVERLLRAVPSLAMLATSREALAVEGEQVRVLPPLASPPTTTPTAAAIAHYEAVRLFVERAQAASPAFALSDASAPAVATITARLDGLPLALELAAASVGALGVEQVAARLDDAFRLLTRGRRTALPRHRTLQALLDWSYELLRPAERALLARLAVFRGPFTADAVEAVGAAGHGDAIPDGAAAVAALGRLVEQSLVEARDHHGETRFRLLETVKQYGLDRLGADPDEARRTHARHARWVEALASAAAPATWSAARGRTVARLARDVDEIRGALDWALGAEPMLAARIVGALAWFWISGVSWQDARGRVEAALAAADAEGVSDAARSPADQRALAELLFPLSALQWFAGESAPMLRTAERAETLWSAVAAGGTDDALRAARGRAMMRQQRGLALAALGRVDESRRAADDAVCIAGESGDAWLDAVMRCRRPYIGRLGGAYDRAPAEYADAIARLRAVGETWLLSRSLYEKGEMELAAEDLAAAAASMRESVAVLHDEPDAWFLSCALDTLATIAVTSSSAARGNAAAARLLGAAAELRARCGAEVIEAERGRHAATVAQVRATLPRATFDAEWAAGAALDLDGLFALARDADVLDADVTGAERSVRAPEAAPPAASGPASPAVAPLAVRVLGPLVVARDGVPLGAGELPGGKVSELLLYLVCHPEGRTKEEIGLALWPDASAAQVRGVFHVTLHRLRRAIGGERGWVTVVDGRYALAREPAPGVRLACDVDDLLAAADALARAERRQQALDAAALADAERALGVGADGGPRGDLAPGLALGDWIVEHQDRVRAAWADGVQALGRQHARVGRAAEGARVLGALVTREPLRESAHRELMVLWAASGERARALAHYDALVTLLRREVGVPPSRDTQGIAERIRLG is encoded by the coding sequence GTGTCCGACGCCGCCGCCGCTACACCCTCCGCGCCGACCGCGCCCGCCGTCCCGCACAACGTTCCGCCCGCCCTCTCGTCGTTCGTCGGACGCGCCCGCGAGCGCGCCGACCTCGCCCGCGCGCTCGGCGGCGCGGGTGGCACGCGGCTGGTGACCATCACGGGGCCCGGCGGCGCCGGGAAGACCCGGCTGGCGCGCGAGGTGGCCGCGGCCGGCGCGGCGTCGCGCGACGACGGGCGGCCGCCGTTTCCCGGCGGCGTCTGGTGGGTGGAGCTCGCGCCGGTCTCCGACCCATCGGCCGTGGCGCCGGCCATCGGTGACGCGCTCGGCGTGCGTCCCGCGCCCGGGCGCGACGTGCTCGACGCGGTGGCCGAGGTGCTGCGCGGCGTCGGCCCGGCGTCGAGCGGCGACGACGGCCCGCGCACGCTGCTCGTGCTCGACAACTGCGAGCACGTGGTGGAGGCGGCGGCCATGCTCGTCGAGCGGCTGCTGCGCGCGGTGCCGTCGCTCGCCATGCTGGCGACGAGCCGCGAGGCGCTCGCGGTGGAGGGCGAGCAGGTGCGGGTGCTGCCGCCGCTCGCCTCGCCGCCGACGACGACGCCCACCGCGGCGGCGATCGCGCACTACGAGGCGGTGCGGCTGTTCGTCGAGCGCGCGCAGGCGGCGAGCCCCGCGTTCGCGCTCAGCGACGCGAGCGCCCCCGCCGTCGCCACGATCACGGCGCGGCTCGACGGCCTGCCGCTCGCGCTCGAGCTGGCGGCGGCGAGCGTCGGCGCGTTAGGCGTGGAGCAGGTCGCGGCGCGGCTCGACGACGCCTTCCGACTGCTCACGCGCGGCCGCCGCACCGCGCTGCCGCGCCACCGCACGCTGCAGGCGCTGCTCGACTGGAGCTACGAGCTGCTGCGGCCGGCGGAGCGCGCGCTGCTGGCGCGGCTCGCCGTGTTCCGCGGGCCGTTCACCGCGGACGCGGTGGAGGCCGTGGGCGCCGCCGGCCACGGCGACGCGATCCCCGACGGCGCGGCGGCGGTGGCCGCGTTGGGCCGGCTCGTCGAGCAGTCGCTCGTCGAGGCGCGCGACCACCACGGCGAGACGCGCTTTCGCCTGCTCGAGACGGTGAAGCAGTACGGCCTCGATCGACTCGGCGCCGACCCGGACGAGGCGCGGCGCACGCACGCCCGCCACGCGCGCTGGGTGGAGGCGCTCGCCTCCGCCGCCGCGCCGGCGACGTGGAGCGCTGCGCGCGGTCGAACGGTCGCGCGTCTCGCCCGCGACGTCGACGAGATCCGCGGGGCGCTCGACTGGGCGTTAGGCGCGGAGCCGATGCTCGCCGCGCGCATCGTCGGTGCGCTCGCGTGGTTCTGGATCTCCGGCGTGTCGTGGCAGGACGCGCGCGGCCGCGTGGAGGCGGCGCTCGCCGCCGCCGACGCCGAAGGCGTGTCCGACGCGGCGCGTTCCCCGGCCGATCAGCGCGCGCTCGCCGAGCTGCTGTTCCCGCTCTCCGCGCTGCAATGGTTCGCCGGCGAGAGCGCGCCGATGCTGCGCACCGCCGAGCGCGCCGAGACGCTGTGGAGCGCCGTCGCTGCCGGCGGCACCGACGACGCGCTGCGCGCTGCCCGCGGGCGCGCGATGATGCGCCAGCAGAGGGGGCTCGCGCTCGCCGCGCTCGGCCGCGTGGACGAGAGCCGGCGCGCCGCGGACGACGCGGTGTGCATCGCCGGCGAGTCGGGCGACGCGTGGCTCGACGCCGTGATGCGCTGCCGCCGTCCGTACATCGGCCGGCTCGGCGGCGCGTACGATCGCGCGCCGGCCGAGTACGCGGACGCGATCGCGCGGCTGCGCGCGGTCGGCGAGACGTGGCTGCTCTCGCGCAGCCTCTACGAGAAGGGAGAGATGGAGCTCGCCGCGGAGGATCTCGCCGCCGCCGCCGCGTCGATGCGCGAGAGCGTCGCCGTGCTGCACGACGAGCCCGATGCATGGTTCCTGTCGTGCGCGCTCGACACGCTGGCGACGATCGCCGTGACCTCGTCGAGCGCCGCGCGCGGCAACGCGGCGGCCGCCCGTCTCCTCGGCGCGGCCGCGGAGCTGCGCGCGCGCTGCGGCGCCGAGGTGATCGAGGCCGAGCGCGGGCGGCACGCCGCGACCGTCGCCCAGGTGCGCGCGACGCTGCCGCGCGCGACGTTCGATGCGGAGTGGGCCGCCGGCGCCGCGCTCGACCTCGACGGGCTGTTCGCCCTCGCGCGCGATGCCGACGTGCTCGATGCCGACGTGACCGGCGCCGAGCGGAGCGTGCGCGCGCCGGAGGCCGCGCCGCCCGCCGCGTCAGGCCCCGCGTCGCCGGCCGTCGCGCCGCTCGCCGTCCGGGTGCTCGGCCCGCTCGTCGTGGCGCGCGACGGCGTGCCGTTAGGCGCCGGCGAGCTGCCCGGCGGCAAGGTGAGCGAGCTGCTGCTGTACCTCGTGTGCCACCCCGAGGGACGCACGAAGGAGGAGATCGGCCTCGCGCTGTGGCCCGACGCCTCCGCGGCGCAGGTGCGCGGCGTCTTCCACGTCACGCTGCACCGCCTGCGGCGCGCGATCGGCGGCGAGCGCGGATGGGTGACGGTCGTCGACGGCCGGTACGCGCTCGCACGCGAGCCCGCGCCCGGCGTCCGCCTCGCGTGCGACGTCGACGACCTGCTCGCCGCCGCCGACGCGCTCGCCCGCGCCGAGCGTCGGCAGCAGGCGCTCGACGCGGCGGCGCTCGCCGACGCGGAGCGCGCGCTCGGCGTCGGCGCGGACGGCGGCCCGCGCGGCGATCTCGCGCCCGGTCTCGCGCTCGGCGACTGGATCGTCGAGCACCAGGACCGCGTGCGAGCGGCGTGGGCCGACGGCGTGCAGGCGCTCGGACGGCAGCACGCACGCGTCGGGCGGGCCGCCGAGGGCGCGCGCGTGCTCGGCGCGCTCGTGACGCGTGAGCCGCTGCGCGAGAGCGCGCACCGGGAGCTGATGGTGCTGTGGGCGGCGTCGGGCGAGCGGGCGCGCGCGCTCGCGCACTACGACGCGCTCGTCACGCTGCTGCGGCGCGAGGTCGGCGTGCCGCCGTCGCGCGACACGCAGGGGATCGCGGAGCGCATCCGGCTCGGGTAG
- a CDS encoding sensor histidine kinase, with protein MPLQESPLTSLGAEALPLLSELGEVLELGILTLDCDLVVRGWNRWLAAASGAVAADVVDRPLLDVFPGLRDTPAEAALRRALVGVTTVWAHRFHRYFLPLPSPPGHHDFEHMQQSARIVPLLRDARVDGVFVLVQDVTERVAREEELRDALQRAETASRAKSEFLASMSHELRTPLSAVVGYMELLEGEMVGPVEPLQKTYLSRVKAAARHLISIIEEILTFSRVDAGKEEIHPVVVDVAPLVESVGELFVPQALQKGLALVVNQAAEGVTLGTDPTKLRQILINLLGNALKFTDAGQVTLDVEATSDRVVFRVRDTGPGIVRENLERIFDPFTQIDQSLTRVKGGTGLGLPVSRRLARLLDGDLSVESAAGQGTTFTLWLPRNVGVRAAEG; from the coding sequence GTGCCGCTGCAGGAGTCGCCGCTCACATCGTTAGGCGCCGAAGCACTCCCGCTGCTCTCCGAGCTGGGCGAGGTGCTCGAGCTCGGGATCCTCACGCTCGACTGCGACCTCGTCGTCCGCGGGTGGAATCGCTGGCTCGCCGCGGCCAGCGGTGCGGTCGCGGCGGACGTCGTCGACCGGCCGCTGCTCGACGTGTTCCCGGGGTTGCGCGACACGCCCGCGGAGGCCGCGCTGCGCCGAGCGCTCGTCGGCGTGACGACCGTCTGGGCGCACCGGTTCCACCGCTACTTCCTGCCGCTGCCGTCGCCGCCGGGCCACCACGACTTCGAGCACATGCAGCAGAGCGCGCGCATCGTGCCGCTGCTGCGCGATGCGCGCGTCGACGGCGTGTTCGTGCTCGTGCAGGACGTCACGGAGCGCGTGGCGCGCGAGGAGGAGCTGCGCGACGCGCTGCAGCGGGCGGAGACGGCGAGCCGCGCGAAGAGCGAGTTCCTCGCGTCGATGAGCCACGAGCTGCGCACGCCCCTCTCCGCGGTGGTCGGGTACATGGAGCTGCTCGAGGGCGAGATGGTCGGCCCGGTCGAGCCGCTCCAGAAGACCTATCTCAGCCGGGTGAAGGCGGCCGCGCGGCACCTCATCAGCATCATCGAGGAGATCCTCACGTTCTCGCGCGTCGACGCGGGCAAGGAGGAGATCCACCCGGTGGTCGTGGACGTCGCGCCGCTCGTCGAGAGCGTGGGCGAGCTGTTCGTGCCGCAGGCGCTGCAGAAGGGGCTCGCGCTCGTCGTGAACCAGGCCGCCGAGGGGGTCACGCTCGGCACCGATCCGACGAAGCTGCGGCAGATCCTGATCAACCTGCTCGGCAACGCGCTGAAGTTCACGGACGCCGGCCAGGTCACGCTCGACGTCGAGGCGACGAGCGACCGCGTCGTGTTCCGCGTGCGCGACACGGGCCCCGGCATCGTTCGCGAGAACCTCGAGCGCATCTTCGATCCGTTCACGCAGATCGATCAGTCGCTCACGCGCGTGAAGGGCGGCACCGGGCTGGGGCTGCCGGTGAGCCGGCGGCTCGCGCGTCTGCTCGACGGCGACCTCAGTGTCGAGAGTGCCGCGGGGCAGGGCACGACGTTCACGCTGTGGCTGCCGCGGAACGTCGGCGTGCGGGCGGCGGAGGGATAG